Proteins encoded within one genomic window of Candidatus Binatia bacterium:
- the ydiO gene encoding putative BsuMI modification methylase subunit YdiO, translated as MLAECYYEGAGLIVRRLRIGKRVLESSIQDVSSLPPEAPAWSKWWRSYLKGAESQTPGFTGRRITIVDLFCGCGGFALGVKEAARALGLKPVFLLAVDIDSDALATYAHNLRPRATLRADVHRLAEFQCVGWGGSTRFARPPEVLDRSLASLVGRPDLVIAAPPCQGHSNLNNHTRRTDPRNLLYLDAVAVAVALEAGAILVENVPDVANDRMGILETAKSLLKTSGYQVVEGILSAEEVGLPQVRRRRFLAASRGPLTEFHVLRKAFHRKPEGVWWAIEDLLDARSDDVLDSSPKLSAENKKRVDYLFELGLYELPPQMRPPCHRNGHTYPSVYGRLRWEEPAGTITGGFMSPGQGRFIHPLQRRTLTPREAARLQGFPDSFRFRVPAAMPPTRRSLAKLIGDAVPPLLGYVAAFSVLAGLVDAQEGADGRCP; from the coding sequence ATGCTGGCGGAGTGTTACTACGAAGGCGCGGGCCTGATAGTGAGGCGGTTACGGATCGGTAAGAGGGTGCTCGAAAGCTCGATTCAAGACGTCTCCTCCCTACCCCCGGAGGCTCCTGCTTGGTCCAAGTGGTGGCGTTCGTACCTGAAGGGTGCCGAATCACAAACTCCTGGGTTCACGGGTCGGCGAATCACGATCGTCGATCTCTTCTGCGGCTGCGGCGGTTTCGCATTGGGGGTGAAGGAGGCCGCTCGTGCCCTGGGTCTGAAACCCGTTTTCTTGTTGGCCGTCGACATCGACAGCGACGCTCTAGCCACTTACGCGCACAATCTACGCCCCCGCGCGACTCTCCGCGCCGACGTGCATCGTCTCGCCGAGTTCCAGTGTGTGGGCTGGGGAGGGTCTACGCGGTTCGCGCGACCGCCCGAAGTGCTCGACCGAAGCCTCGCCAGCTTGGTCGGGAGGCCGGATCTGGTCATTGCGGCGCCCCCCTGTCAAGGTCACTCGAACCTGAACAACCACACGCGACGAACCGATCCGCGGAACTTACTTTACCTGGATGCGGTCGCGGTCGCAGTAGCCTTGGAGGCCGGCGCGATCCTGGTCGAGAATGTGCCCGACGTGGCGAACGACAGAATGGGAATCCTCGAAACCGCGAAGTCGTTGTTGAAGACTTCGGGATACCAGGTCGTCGAGGGTATTCTCTCGGCGGAAGAGGTCGGGCTGCCACAAGTCCGGAGAAGGCGGTTTCTCGCCGCTTCACGCGGCCCACTGACGGAGTTCCACGTCCTCCGCAAGGCCTTTCATAGAAAGCCCGAAGGAGTCTGGTGGGCCATCGAGGACCTCTTGGACGCTCGGTCGGACGACGTCCTGGATTCCTCGCCGAAACTCTCTGCCGAAAACAAGAAACGCGTCGACTACCTCTTCGAGCTCGGTCTCTACGAGCTCCCTCCTCAGATGCGACCCCCGTGCCACCGTAACGGCCACACCTACCCTTCGGTGTACGGGAGGCTTCGGTGGGAAGAGCCGGCGGGTACTATCACCGGGGGTTTCATGTCCCCAGGACAAGGACGCTTCATCCACCCGCTGCAAAGAAGGACCCTAACACCCAGAGAAGCCGCGCGGCTTCAAGGTTTCCCCGATTCTTTTCGTTTTCGGGTCCCTGCGGCAATGCCACCCACCCGCCGAAGCCTGGCAAAGCTCATCGGCGATGCCGTTCCTCCGCTGCTCGGCTACGTGGCCGCTTTTTCCGTTCTCGCAGGGCTTGTCGATGCACAAGAGGGTGCGGACGGCCGCTGTCCGTAG